The Aureispira anguillae genome contains a region encoding:
- a CDS encoding di-heme oxidoreductase family protein, with amino-acid sequence MKKQLHFIIIALIITISFSACQKETILYAEQGEQYSGGETTFFNASRNAFSFSAPNLKGMEALQFTTGNSFFNQSWVTAVASTTGRDGLGPLFNETACSGCHFKDGRGRTPEFGEVFGHGMLIRLSIPGTDANGGPLDEPIYGGQFSPGAINGINGEGNFEIHYVEEVGAYADGTTYSLRKPTYTFHDLAYGAMDNNVLISPRVANQMVGMGLLDAIEISAIEAYIDEQDLDADGISGKANYVYNQETHTMDLGRFGWKSGHPNVRQQVAGAFVGDIGITSSLFRNENHTNLQPDCQAAPNGNNSDGYELDEQVLDRVELYSSTLAVPGRRDWDDQEVLKGKALFLQANCQKCHVQKYTTGTHPKFSALSNQTIYPYTDLLLHDMGEGLADNRPEFLANGQEWRTAPLWGIGLVETVNGHTEFLHDGRARNLEEAILWHGGEGEASKEAFRKMSAEERQQLILFVKSL; translated from the coding sequence ATGAAAAAACAACTTCACTTTATTATAATAGCACTGATTATTACAATTAGTTTTTCCGCTTGCCAAAAAGAAACTATTTTATACGCCGAACAAGGAGAGCAGTATTCGGGAGGAGAAACGACTTTTTTTAATGCCTCTAGAAATGCATTTAGCTTTTCGGCTCCCAATTTAAAAGGCATGGAAGCCTTACAATTTACGACTGGAAATTCTTTTTTTAATCAAAGTTGGGTAACGGCTGTTGCATCTACTACAGGGCGTGATGGTTTGGGGCCTTTATTTAATGAAACGGCCTGTTCTGGTTGTCACTTTAAAGATGGGAGAGGCAGAACGCCTGAGTTTGGGGAAGTATTTGGACATGGTATGCTAATTCGATTGAGTATACCTGGAACCGATGCCAATGGTGGTCCTTTAGATGAACCAATTTATGGGGGGCAATTTAGCCCTGGCGCAATTAATGGCATTAATGGAGAGGGGAATTTTGAAATTCATTATGTCGAAGAAGTAGGAGCTTATGCAGATGGCACAACTTATTCTTTGCGTAAGCCAACTTATACCTTTCACGATTTAGCTTATGGAGCAATGGATAATAACGTTCTGATCTCACCTCGTGTTGCCAATCAAATGGTGGGTATGGGCTTGTTGGATGCCATTGAAATTTCTGCTATAGAGGCTTACATTGATGAGCAAGATTTAGATGCTGATGGAATTTCAGGAAAAGCCAATTATGTATACAATCAAGAAACTCACACAATGGACTTAGGTCGTTTTGGCTGGAAATCTGGACATCCTAATGTACGCCAACAGGTGGCTGGTGCTTTTGTTGGTGACATCGGTATTACTTCTTCTTTATTTAGAAATGAAAATCACACCAACCTACAACCCGATTGTCAGGCTGCTCCAAACGGAAACAATAGTGATGGTTATGAATTGGACGAACAAGTGTTGGATCGTGTAGAATTATATTCTAGCACCTTGGCGGTTCCTGGGCGTAGAGATTGGGATGACCAAGAAGTTTTGAAGGGCAAAGCTCTATTTCTACAAGCCAATTGCCAAAAATGCCATGTACAAAAATATACCACAGGCACACATCCTAAATTTAGTGCCTTGTCCAACCAAACCATTTATCCTTATACTGATTTATTGTTGCACGATATGGGAGAAGGGTTGGCAGATAACCGCCCCGAATTTTTAGCCAATGGGCAAGAATGGCGAACGGCTCCTTTGTGGGGGATTGGTTTGGTAGAAACGGTAAATGGGCACACAGAGTTTTTGCACGATGGGCGTGCTCGAAATCTAGAAGAGGCAATTCTGTGGCATGGTGGAGAAGGAGAAGCATCTAAGGAAGCTTTCCGCAAAATGTCAGCAGAGGAGCGCCAACAGCTCATTTTATTTGTAAAATCACTTTAA
- a CDS encoding imelysin family protein, producing MYKLVPIMLALFFVIMNFGSCKKQQDFDKQQLLEGIVNDYVLPSYEDLLAKNQALEVACNHFIGSPTATSLVVVQDAWKSTMRSWSAVELLYFGPGREAYRYLQLDNTPISATYIENAIADTVLIDSSYIAGRSSYTKGLASIEYLLFDANKNQQVVLDQYQTANFKLRRAAYLLACIKNTKAIIAQIYKQWKSDYAHQISMATDNSTQGGIGNFSNVLIHMSQTMARKKIGKALGKESADGLIHTEYLESPYAHFSWDIILYNLKGIQQIFGDENKGIGSYLAYLVNDGTATTDITTQIQTIESLINARTLTLEEDLSANTAEVEAIYQAIGDLYEHLNNNISTYFSITILTNPDDGD from the coding sequence ATGTATAAATTAGTGCCAATAATGCTAGCCTTGTTTTTTGTAATCATGAATTTTGGCAGCTGCAAAAAACAACAAGATTTTGATAAACAACAGCTGTTAGAAGGTATCGTCAATGATTATGTATTGCCTAGTTATGAAGACTTGTTGGCAAAAAATCAAGCATTAGAAGTTGCTTGTAATCATTTTATTGGAAGTCCTACAGCTACAAGTTTGGTTGTGGTACAAGATGCTTGGAAATCGACCATGCGCAGTTGGTCGGCAGTAGAATTGCTTTATTTTGGACCTGGCAGAGAAGCCTATCGTTATCTCCAGTTGGATAATACACCAATTAGTGCCACTTATATTGAAAATGCAATTGCCGATACCGTGTTAATTGACTCTTCTTATATTGCAGGGAGAAGTTCTTATACAAAAGGCTTAGCGAGCATAGAATATCTTCTTTTTGATGCGAATAAGAACCAACAGGTTGTTTTGGATCAATATCAGACGGCTAATTTTAAGCTTAGGAGAGCCGCTTATCTGTTGGCTTGTATTAAAAATACCAAAGCGATTATAGCGCAAATCTATAAGCAATGGAAATCAGACTATGCACATCAAATTAGTATGGCTACTGATAATAGTACTCAGGGAGGAATTGGAAACTTTAGCAATGTATTGATTCACATGAGTCAAACAATGGCACGTAAAAAAATTGGCAAAGCCTTAGGAAAGGAAAGTGCGGATGGCTTGATTCATACGGAATATTTAGAAAGCCCTTATGCGCATTTTTCATGGGATATAATTCTATACAATTTGAAGGGCATCCAGCAGATTTTTGGCGATGAAAACAAAGGGATTGGAAGTTATTTAGCCTATTTGGTGAATGATGGAACGGCTACTACTGATATTACAACACAAATTCAAACCATCGAATCTTTAATAAATGCTAGAACGCTAACACTAGAAGAAGATTTATCCGCTAACACAGCAGAGGTTGAAGCTATTTACCAAGCAATAGGGGATTTGTATGAGCATTTAAATAATAATATCTCGACCTATTTTTCTATAACAATTCTAACCAATCCTGATGATGGCGATTGA
- a CDS encoding GNAT family N-acetyltransferase produces MMTIQPINNEEQLNKIASLLEASYGEEVDLKDEVDYFKEVNPNDWYLAIIENETVGFIRYFPVGTGNLVELELYATNQIIKKNLLSYFVQVWDKYTRTSIRICLQEKEADLIPFMVDLLFEQSKTYQEWHYTDIIKLSETKELTVRLAVDRISEQIIIQNLLEEFGAASPKVLVRNIQDEQITVLVWKDKIVGVCVVSAHEIQREIIQFVIAPMHRRKGFGKIFLEQTMMLYRKTIPKLQFKLRVKKENEAAINLYKSIGFYLVSSEYWLTRTK; encoded by the coding sequence ATGATGACAATACAACCAATTAATAATGAAGAGCAACTTAATAAAATAGCATCGTTATTAGAAGCTTCTTATGGAGAGGAAGTTGATTTGAAGGATGAGGTAGATTATTTTAAGGAGGTTAATCCTAACGATTGGTATTTGGCAATAATAGAAAATGAAACAGTTGGGTTTATTCGATATTTTCCTGTTGGTACAGGAAATTTAGTAGAATTAGAGTTATATGCAACGAACCAAATTATAAAAAAAAACTTGTTGTCCTATTTTGTTCAAGTGTGGGATAAATATACAAGAACTTCTATAAGAATTTGTCTTCAAGAAAAAGAAGCAGATTTGATTCCTTTCATGGTAGATTTATTATTTGAACAGAGTAAAACTTATCAAGAGTGGCATTATACGGATATAATTAAATTATCCGAGACTAAAGAATTAACAGTGCGTTTAGCTGTTGATCGTATTTCGGAACAAATTATTATCCAGAATTTATTGGAAGAATTTGGAGCAGCTAGCCCCAAAGTACTTGTTCGAAATATTCAAGATGAACAAATAACGGTATTGGTTTGGAAAGATAAAATAGTGGGCGTTTGTGTTGTCAGTGCGCATGAGATACAACGAGAGATTATTCAATTTGTGATAGCTCCCATGCATCGGAGAAAAGGATTCGGTAAGATATTCTTGGAACAAACAATGATGTTGTATAGAAAAACAATCCCCAAACTTCAATTTAAACTCCGTGTAAAAAAAGAAAATGAAGCTGCTATTAATTTGTATAAATCCATTGGTTTTTATCTAGTTTCGTCTGAATATTGGTTAACTCGTACAAAATAA
- the pnp gene encoding polyribonucleotide nucleotidyltransferase, whose protein sequence is MGKQTPTAVSKVISGQEITLESGKLAALADGSVVLRHGNMWLLATAVSALEAKPDQSFFPLTVEFREKFSAAGRIPGNFFKREARLSDSEILICRLIDRVIRPMFPDGYMNETQIFVYLISGDKEILADAYAAFAASAALVASEIPFENPISEVRVARIDGEFVVNPTRTVLEAADMNFIVGGTMDNIAMVEGEADQCSEAELIEAIKFGHEAIKEQCQLQLDLRAALGITENRATEEQPSNPELEAEINAATTDKIYAIAKGSLSKKERKDGFSLIKDELKENLLEKYGEEYMAENDKFVSEYFYNNMKNTIREMVMAEKVRLDGRQPDQIRPIWCEVNSLPSPHGSSIFNRGETQALATVTLGSKLDQPMVDTAMDQRYDKFFLHYTFPPFCTNEVKRVGGVSRREVGHGNLARRSLEMVFPADYPYTVRVTSDVLESNGSSSMASVCSGSMALMDAGVPIKAPVSGIAMGLISDGDRAVVLSDILGDEDHLGDMDFKVTGTSDGICACQMDIKIDGLDYDLLATALEQARAGRLHILGLMNDTIPTHNEDLKPHAPRIVRYEIPGDKIGAVIGPGGKIIQGIQADTGATITIEEENKKGIVFISGVGKETVDAALAIIKGIAAEAEVGEQYDAKVVSIMPYGAFVEFMPGKEGLLHVSEISWARIENVEDAVSVGDVLKVKLLAIDERTGKYKLSRKVLMDKPEGYVERPRKPRQDRGDRNGNKGGYKKHNNRN, encoded by the coding sequence ATGGGTAAACAAACACCAACAGCTGTGTCCAAAGTAATTTCTGGACAAGAAATTACATTAGAAAGTGGCAAACTAGCTGCTTTAGCAGACGGATCAGTTGTATTGCGCCACGGAAATATGTGGCTACTAGCAACCGCTGTATCTGCACTAGAAGCAAAGCCTGATCAAAGCTTTTTTCCTTTAACTGTTGAATTTCGTGAAAAATTTTCGGCAGCTGGGCGTATTCCTGGCAACTTTTTTAAGCGTGAAGCACGTTTGTCGGATAGCGAAATCCTAATTTGTCGCTTGATTGATCGTGTTATTCGCCCAATGTTTCCTGATGGTTACATGAACGAAACACAAATCTTTGTGTATTTGATCTCTGGTGATAAAGAGATTTTGGCAGATGCTTATGCAGCTTTTGCGGCCTCTGCTGCCCTAGTTGCTTCTGAAATTCCTTTCGAAAATCCTATTTCTGAAGTACGTGTAGCTCGTATTGATGGAGAATTCGTAGTTAACCCAACTAGAACGGTTCTAGAAGCTGCTGATATGAACTTTATTGTAGGTGGTACAATGGACAACATCGCAATGGTTGAGGGTGAGGCGGATCAATGTTCTGAGGCAGAATTAATTGAGGCGATCAAATTTGGTCATGAAGCGATCAAAGAGCAATGCCAACTGCAACTAGACTTGCGTGCTGCTTTAGGTATTACTGAAAATAGAGCTACAGAAGAGCAACCTTCTAATCCTGAATTGGAAGCTGAAATCAATGCGGCTACTACTGATAAAATTTACGCTATTGCCAAAGGTTCTCTTAGCAAAAAAGAGCGTAAAGATGGCTTTTCTCTAATCAAAGATGAGTTGAAAGAAAACTTGTTGGAGAAATATGGAGAAGAGTATATGGCAGAAAATGACAAATTTGTTAGCGAATACTTCTACAACAACATGAAAAATACCATCCGTGAGATGGTTATGGCTGAAAAGGTTCGTTTGGATGGTCGTCAACCCGATCAAATTCGCCCAATTTGGTGTGAGGTAAATTCACTGCCTTCTCCTCATGGTTCTTCTATTTTTAATAGAGGTGAAACTCAGGCTTTGGCTACGGTTACCTTAGGTTCCAAATTGGATCAGCCTATGGTTGATACGGCAATGGATCAACGTTATGATAAATTTTTCTTGCATTATACCTTCCCTCCTTTCTGTACCAATGAAGTGAAACGTGTAGGTGGTGTATCTCGTAGAGAAGTTGGGCATGGTAATTTGGCTCGTCGTTCTTTAGAGATGGTTTTCCCAGCGGATTATCCTTATACGGTACGAGTAACATCTGATGTATTAGAATCAAATGGTTCTTCTTCTATGGCATCTGTTTGTTCTGGCTCTATGGCCTTAATGGATGCTGGTGTTCCAATCAAGGCTCCTGTATCTGGAATCGCAATGGGATTGATTTCTGACGGAGATCGTGCTGTTGTTTTATCGGATATTTTGGGTGATGAGGATCACTTAGGAGACATGGATTTTAAAGTAACGGGTACTTCAGATGGTATCTGTGCTTGTCAGATGGACATCAAAATTGATGGTTTGGATTATGATCTTTTGGCTACTGCATTAGAGCAAGCTCGTGCAGGTCGTTTGCATATCCTTGGATTGATGAACGATACCATTCCTACGCATAACGAAGACCTCAAACCTCATGCTCCTCGCATTGTTCGCTACGAAATTCCTGGTGACAAAATTGGAGCAGTTATCGGACCTGGTGGTAAAATTATCCAAGGTATCCAAGCAGATACTGGTGCTACAATTACCATTGAAGAAGAAAACAAAAAAGGAATTGTCTTTATTTCTGGTGTGGGCAAAGAAACCGTTGATGCAGCCTTGGCGATTATCAAAGGAATTGCTGCTGAAGCAGAAGTAGGCGAACAATATGATGCAAAAGTAGTTAGCATTATGCCTTATGGTGCTTTTGTTGAATTTATGCCTGGCAAAGAGGGCTTATTGCACGTTTCTGAGATTTCTTGGGCTAGAATTGAGAATGTAGAAGATGCAGTAAGTGTTGGTGATGTGCTAAAAGTTAAACTATTAGCGATTGATGAGCGTACTGGCAAATACAAACTTTCTCGTAAAGTCCTAATGGACAAACCTGAAGGTTATGTAGAGCGCCCTCGCAAACCTCGTCAAGATAGAGGAGATCGCAATGGCAACAAAGGTGGTTACAAAAAACACAACAACAGAAACTAG
- the rpsO gene encoding 30S ribosomal protein S15: protein MGVYLTKEKTAEIFTKYGGSAKNTGSTEGQIALLTFRIQNLSEHLKANHKDHSTRRSLLKMVGHRRSLLGYLAGKDVVKYRELIKELGIRDVLGKNK, encoded by the coding sequence ATGGGTGTCTACCTAACAAAAGAAAAAACTGCTGAAATTTTTACAAAATACGGTGGTTCTGCGAAAAATACAGGTTCTACAGAAGGACAAATTGCATTACTTACTTTTCGCATTCAAAATCTTTCCGAGCATCTAAAAGCAAACCACAAAGATCATTCTACTAGACGTTCTTTGTTGAAAATGGTTGGTCACAGACGTTCTCTTTTGGGATATTTGGCTGGCAAAGATGTTGTAAAATATCGTGAGCTTATTAAAGAGCTAGGTATAAGAGATGTTCTTGGTAAGAACAAATAA